In Arthrobacter sp. CDRTa11, one DNA window encodes the following:
- a CDS encoding GAF and ANTAR domain-containing protein, which produces MAVETSGGAGWEPLAAPQDVVFESNDVENFLSDVTHEFMQDIQGAPRGISWAATLFRRGEAHTIAAGSAKARAADQEQWSFGDGPVLLAMRTGEFVHVPDVAQERRWPGYAAAAASHGVRSLLSMPIVSAAGSVAAINLYAPSPHAFTSEDLVKTRSYARQVARALRVILRVAERAEASAELAVAQTSLALMDLAVRTLMVEYGLSHEGAFQYLRTLARHNNLGLREAALSVLASGSHLDTGEGDLGERNLEKQNLEEPGQDNIDVRSLIGAESPRSGESPYGGGSPS; this is translated from the coding sequence ATGGCCGTGGAGACCTCAGGGGGCGCAGGCTGGGAGCCGCTGGCCGCCCCCCAGGACGTTGTTTTCGAAAGCAACGACGTCGAAAACTTCCTCAGCGATGTGACCCATGAGTTCATGCAGGACATTCAAGGCGCCCCCCGGGGAATCAGCTGGGCCGCCACCCTGTTCCGGCGGGGGGAAGCGCACACCATAGCCGCGGGAAGCGCCAAGGCCCGGGCAGCGGACCAGGAACAGTGGTCCTTCGGCGACGGGCCGGTCCTGTTGGCCATGCGGACAGGCGAGTTCGTCCATGTCCCCGATGTAGCCCAGGAGCGGCGCTGGCCCGGGTATGCCGCCGCCGCCGCAAGCCACGGTGTCCGGTCGCTGCTGTCCATGCCCATTGTGTCCGCGGCCGGGTCCGTTGCTGCCATCAACCTTTACGCACCGTCGCCACATGCCTTCACCAGCGAAGACCTTGTGAAGACCCGAAGCTACGCCCGGCAGGTTGCCAGGGCCCTCCGTGTGATCCTGCGCGTGGCGGAAAGAGCCGAAGCCAGCGCGGAACTGGCGGTCGCGCAGACGTCGTTGGCCCTCATGGACCTTGCTGTGCGGACCCTGATGGTGGAGTACGGGCTCAGCCATGAGGGTGCCTTCCAGTACCTGAGGACCCTGGCACGGCATAACAACCTGGGGCTGCGGGAGGCAGCCCTGAGCGTCCTGGCGTCCGGTTCACACCTGGACACAGGAGAAGGAGACCTGGGGGAGCGAAATCTGGAGAAACAGAACCTGGAAGAACCAGGTCAGGACAACATTGATGTCCGGAGCCTGATCGGGGCGGAGTCCCCGCGCTCGGGCGAATCTCCATACGGCGGAGGGAGTCCATCATGA
- a CDS encoding glycosyltransferase family 2 protein yields MSRRSSEQWGRRVQAPDEVPLDVLIPTCDRPAELAVTLAGLAGQAEPAFAVVVSDQSAASPDWEHPAAAAMVRVLGAQGRRVSLLRHLPRRGLAEQRQFLLEQATADKCLFLDDDVWLEPGSLERLSTALDELQCGFVGMAPQGLSYLHDRRPEQTEVFETWNGPVTAERITPDRPEFLRWPLHNAANLSHVSADLSLEAGQWVPYRVAWVGGCTMFRRKALNRAGGFTFWPSLPSDHAGEDVVAQWNVMEEFGGAGILPSGAVHLESPTTVTERRVEAFEVVLNRKSASGNDEDNPGPPGQMRK; encoded by the coding sequence GTGAGCAGAAGATCCTCTGAACAGTGGGGCCGGCGCGTCCAGGCGCCGGACGAGGTTCCACTGGATGTCCTGATTCCCACCTGTGACCGCCCCGCGGAGCTGGCGGTCACCCTGGCAGGCCTTGCCGGCCAGGCAGAGCCGGCGTTCGCCGTGGTGGTCAGCGACCAGTCCGCCGCCAGCCCCGACTGGGAACATCCAGCCGCGGCGGCCATGGTGCGGGTCCTCGGTGCCCAGGGGCGCCGTGTCAGCCTGCTGCGCCACCTGCCCCGGCGTGGGCTGGCCGAACAGCGCCAGTTCCTGCTGGAGCAGGCCACCGCGGATAAGTGCTTGTTCCTGGATGACGATGTCTGGCTGGAGCCAGGATCCCTGGAGCGGCTCAGCACCGCCTTGGATGAACTGCAATGCGGGTTTGTGGGCATGGCGCCGCAAGGGCTTTCTTATCTGCATGACAGGCGCCCCGAGCAGACCGAGGTGTTCGAAACCTGGAACGGGCCGGTGACGGCGGAGCGGATCACACCCGATCGCCCGGAATTCCTCCGCTGGCCGCTTCATAACGCGGCCAATCTGAGCCATGTGAGCGCAGATCTTTCGCTGGAGGCCGGCCAATGGGTGCCGTACCGCGTGGCGTGGGTGGGTGGCTGCACCATGTTCCGCCGCAAGGCCCTGAACCGCGCCGGAGGTTTCACCTTCTGGCCCAGCCTGCCGAGCGACCATGCGGGCGAGGACGTCGTTGCCCAGTGGAACGTCATGGAGGAATTTGGCGGAGCAGGGATCCTTCCGTCCGGGGCCGTGCATCTGGAATCTCCCACTACTGTGACCGAGCGCAGGGTTGAGGCGTTTGAGGTGGTGCTCAACAGAAAGTCGGCATCCGGGAATGATGAGGACAACCCCGGCCCACCGGGCCAGATGCGGAAGTAA
- a CDS encoding SGNH/GDSL hydrolase family protein — MNSQHPDRTELVLAVTDPAAIQPEATESEATQPEAGSHPWHRFVALGDSFTEGVGDPEPGSEGGLRGWADRVAEELSEGQPDFSYANLAIRGLRMQQILDRQIGPALALKPDLITLSAGGNDIVFRRSDPDKLAEKMDDNVGLLTATGATVVLFAGPDWGATPVLGQVRGKVAIFNENLHTVAARHDALIVDLWSLRELADPGMWDPDRLHFSPLGHHTIAAAVLTALGVPHTLKPLEPKQLPARSWKEARSEDLVWAREYLVPWVIRRLQLRSEEGLAAKRPQAGPVFGVGRLPGQFSRGSAA; from the coding sequence ATGAACAGCCAGCATCCCGATCGGACAGAGCTGGTATTGGCGGTCACCGACCCGGCGGCCATCCAGCCAGAGGCCACCGAGTCAGAAGCCACCCAGCCAGAGGCGGGATCCCACCCCTGGCATCGCTTCGTGGCCCTCGGTGATTCCTTCACCGAAGGAGTGGGCGATCCCGAACCCGGCAGCGAAGGCGGACTGAGGGGCTGGGCGGACCGCGTCGCCGAGGAGCTGAGCGAGGGCCAGCCCGACTTCTCCTACGCCAACCTTGCCATCCGTGGCCTGCGGATGCAGCAGATACTGGACCGGCAGATTGGCCCTGCGCTGGCGCTGAAACCCGATCTCATCACACTGTCCGCGGGCGGCAACGACATTGTCTTCCGCCGCAGCGACCCGGACAAGCTGGCCGAAAAAATGGACGACAATGTGGGCCTGCTGACCGCGACGGGGGCCACTGTGGTCCTGTTTGCAGGGCCGGACTGGGGTGCTACGCCTGTTCTGGGCCAGGTCCGGGGCAAGGTGGCCATTTTCAACGAGAACCTGCATACGGTGGCTGCCCGCCACGACGCCCTGATCGTTGACCTCTGGTCCCTCCGTGAGTTGGCGGACCCCGGCATGTGGGACCCCGACCGGCTGCATTTTTCTCCGCTGGGGCATCACACCATAGCCGCCGCCGTGCTCACTGCGTTGGGCGTGCCCCATACCCTGAAGCCGCTGGAGCCCAAGCAACTCCCCGCGCGGAGCTGGAAGGAAGCCCGTTCCGAAGACCTCGTTTGGGCCCGGGAGTATCTGGTGCCGTGGGTAATCCGCCGTTTGCAGCTACGTTCGGAGGAGGGGCTGGCAGCTAAACGTCCCCAGGCGGGGCCGGTTTTCGGAGTCGGACGTCTTCCCGGCCAGTTCTCCCGGGGATCCGCCGCCTAA